In Melitaea cinxia chromosome Z, ilMelCinx1.1, whole genome shotgun sequence, a single window of DNA contains:
- the LOC123668588 gene encoding tyrosine-protein phosphatase corkscrew-like — MSKDSPRLSRLGVLAPAALSACMDASVLAVPAAGAIVSTVLKELSKAFMLKKWYHGIMSAKEAEHLMMERGRNGSFLVRESLTHPGEYVLTVRVHGRVSHVMIRKQDNKYDVGSGEQFEDLVGLIEHFRSYPIIETSGDALRLLQPVSGTRLRANGIEDKVRAMSAFEMTASIGSDVEFHSLKLVDDMHVFTTNEGKKLENLDKNRYRNIFPYDQTRVILRKSNEHQSDYINANYIRSPQMGDSSSSVQSSNESLNSVNSLILRSDTKKTMPLVTKSLSDDALREVKRCIKMDKINGNLRKNLLRDKLYIATQGCLPNTINDFWRMVWQEDVRVIAMITNEVEKGKRKCECYWPLSGQEVCYDELTVRSISETCYEDYLLREFDVCNKNTCRTIYQYQYTGWPDHGTPQDPDGVLTFIEDVNRRMYRISREKDAPEHNVLCVHCSAGVGRTGTFIVLDMLIDKIKRSGFNCELDINSTVKLVRAQRHGMIQNKMQYRFLHLAVQNYIDNNNIKLRKKVVTSKA, encoded by the exons ATGTCGAAGGATAGCCCCAGGCTGAGCCGGCTAGGCGTGCTGGCCCCCGCCGCGTTGTCGGCCTGCATGGATGCTTCGGTACTGGCCGTGCCCGCAGCCGGCGCCATAGTCTCTACAGTCCTTAAGGAACTTAGCAAGGCTTTCATGCTCAAAAA ATGGTATCACGGAATAATGTCTGCAAAAGAAGCTGAACACTTAATGATGGAGAGAGGAAGGAATGGTTCGTTTTTAGTTCGCGAGTCGCTAACACACCCGGGCGAATACGTGCTGACGGTGCGTGTTCATGGTCGCGTCAGCCATGTTATGATCAGAAAACAG GATAACAAATACGACGTGGGCAGTGGCGAGCAGTTCGAAGACTTGGTAGGGCTGATTGAACATTTTCGATCATATCCCATTATAGAGACCTCTGGTGACGCTCTACGGCTTCTGCAACCAGTCAGCGGTACACGACTGCGAGCCAACGGCATTGAAGACAAAGTCCGG GCGATGAGTGCTTTTGAAATGACCGCAAGTATTGGATCGGACGTTGAATTCCATTCTCTTAAACTAGTAGACGATATGCACGTTTTTACTACAAATGAAGGAAAGAAGCTAgaaaatttagacaaaaacagATATCGAAACATATTTCCAT atGACCAGACCCGTGTGATATTACGCAAGTCTAATGAGCATCAATCAGATTACATTAATGCAAACTATATTCGGTCGCCTCAGATGGGTGACTCGAGCAGTTCTGTGCAGTCATCCAATGAAAGCCTCAACAGTgttaatt CTTTAATCCTCCGAAGTGATACCAAAAAAACAATGCCATTGGTAACAAAATCTTTATCAGACGATGCGTTAAGAGAGGTGAAAAGGTGCAtcaaaatggataaaattaatGGCAATTTACGTAAAAATTTAT tGAGGGATAAACTATACATAGCGACACAAGGCTGCCTCCCCAACACTATCAATGACTTCTGGCGCATGGTGTGGCAAGAAGACGTTAGAGTCATTGCTATGATCACCAATGAGGTCGAGAAAGGGAAG AGAAAATGTGAATGCTACTGGCCTTTGTCCGGTCAAGAGGTGTGTTACGATGAGTTGACGGTGAGGTCGATATCGGAAACGTGCTACGAAGACTACCTCCTCAGGGAGTTCGATGTCTGTAATAAGAACACTTGCAGGACCATCTACCAGTATCAGTATACG GGTTGGCCTGACCACGGTACACCTCAAGATCCCGACGGAGTTCTGACTTTTATTGAAGATGTCAACAGAAGAATGTATCGGATTTCACGGGAAAAAGATGCACCCGAACAT AACGTGCTATGTGTTCATTGTTCCGCGGGCGTCGGCAGAACTGGCACCTTCATTGTTCTAGATATGCTAATCGACAAAATAAAACGTTCAG GCTTTAATTGTGAGCTAGATATAAACAGCACGGTGAAATTGGTGCGAGCGCAGCGCCACGGCATGATTCAGAACAAGATGCAGTACAGATTTTTACACTTGGCCGTACAAAATTatatcgataataataatattaagttaagAAAAAAG